A DNA window from Neochlamydia sp. AcF84 contains the following coding sequences:
- a CDS encoding cation:proton antiporter, whose translation MQIHNFFLQLVIILFMARVLGEFFARFNIPSVIGELFAGVLIGPSLFNLIEPNEMIKLLAEIGIILLLFEVGLETDMGRLAKTGSKPFIVAVGGVVIPFTLGFLVSYQLFDLSLLVSLFIASTLTATSIGITIRVLTDLKRQTSDEAQIVLGAAVIDDIIGIILLSVLYEFSQGGGISFINIGKVLVFICLFLILAPIAAKFISNVIKHYEKKSEIPGLLPTTIVSLILLFAWLAHQMGAPALLGGFAAGLALSRQFILPWGTYSPFNEEFSHKVETQMKPIVHLFTPLFFVTIGLSLNLSEINWGSTFIWLLSISILIAAIVGKLSSGFLLFKENKWIKWAVGIAMVPRGEVGLIFAEVGKDSKVFDNDLYASMIIVIAITTVFTPFFMRFFYNLQARAENEVKS comes from the coding sequence ATGCAAATTCACAACTTTTTTCTCCAGCTTGTCATTATTTTATTTATGGCTAGAGTATTAGGAGAATTTTTCGCTAGGTTTAATATTCCCTCTGTTATCGGTGAACTTTTTGCCGGCGTCCTCATTGGCCCTAGCCTCTTTAACTTAATAGAGCCTAACGAGATGATTAAGTTATTGGCAGAAATTGGAATCATTCTCCTTCTTTTTGAAGTAGGACTGGAAACGGATATGGGAAGGTTAGCAAAGACAGGTAGTAAGCCTTTTATAGTGGCAGTAGGAGGCGTTGTCATTCCTTTTACGCTCGGCTTTCTTGTCAGCTACCAGCTATTTGACTTAAGCCTGCTCGTATCTTTATTTATTGCAAGCACATTGACAGCAACTAGCATTGGAATAACAATTCGAGTACTTACTGATCTTAAAAGACAGACCAGCGATGAAGCTCAAATTGTGCTCGGCGCAGCTGTCATCGACGATATCATCGGAATCATTTTGTTATCCGTTCTTTATGAATTTTCTCAAGGAGGAGGGATCAGCTTTATAAATATTGGCAAGGTACTCGTATTCATCTGTTTATTTCTTATATTGGCACCTATAGCTGCTAAATTTATTTCTAATGTCATCAAACATTATGAAAAGAAAAGTGAAATTCCTGGGCTTCTTCCCACTACTATCGTTTCTCTCATATTATTGTTTGCTTGGCTAGCTCATCAAATGGGGGCTCCTGCACTTTTAGGAGGATTTGCAGCAGGTCTTGCTCTTTCTCGGCAATTTATTCTACCTTGGGGAACTTATTCTCCTTTTAATGAAGAATTTTCTCATAAAGTGGAAACCCAAATGAAGCCAATCGTGCATCTATTTACTCCTCTATTTTTTGTCACGATAGGTTTATCTTTAAACCTTAGCGAAATCAATTGGGGATCAACTTTCATTTGGCTACTCTCTATTTCTATACTTATCGCCGCCATAGTGGGTAAGCTATCCTCAGGCTTTCTTCTTTTTAAAGAAAATAAATGGATCAAATGGGCTGTGGGTATTGCGATGGTGCCTCGAGGAGAAGTGGGACTAATTTTTGCAGAGGTGGGGAAAGATAGCAAAGTTTTTGATAACGATTTATACGCTTCGATGATCATTGTGATTGCCATTACTACAGTCTTTACCCCCTTCTTTATGCGATTTTTCTACAATCTTCAAGCTCGGGCAGAAAATGAAGTAAAAAGCTAA
- a CDS encoding AAA family ATPase — translation MAYSRPNEHENHITIQGVEIALGFPDQFSFQWIGQTDVLDQLLAAWLVIDEKDIPLNPRLIGKPGVGKTTLAYAAAKKLDKEVYIFQCTMDTRPEDLLISPVIDKAGGIRYVASALVTAMLRGGVCILDEANRMSEKSWASLAPLLDTRRYIESIVAGLKVTADPGFRICITMNDDASTFEIPEYIHSRLQPQIYLDFPEAEEEKRILKENLPFIDEYIVDYVINFLQKAHTNAENYTIRDGINIARYAAKRLKTLENSKINIDNLLRQAVLMTLGDEALTHLM, via the coding sequence ATGGCTTATTCCAGGCCCAATGAGCACGAAAATCATATCACTATTCAAGGAGTCGAAATTGCTTTAGGATTTCCTGACCAATTCAGCTTTCAATGGATAGGTCAAACTGATGTATTGGATCAACTTCTAGCAGCTTGGTTGGTAATTGATGAAAAAGATATCCCTTTAAACCCTCGCTTAATTGGCAAGCCGGGAGTCGGCAAAACTACCCTTGCCTATGCGGCAGCAAAAAAGCTAGATAAGGAGGTTTATATTTTTCAATGCACGATGGATACACGTCCAGAAGATTTACTTATTAGCCCTGTGATAGATAAAGCAGGCGGAATCCGCTATGTAGCTTCCGCTTTAGTTACCGCCATGCTACGAGGGGGTGTCTGTATTCTTGATGAAGCTAATCGCATGAGTGAAAAGTCATGGGCATCACTTGCTCCCCTTCTCGACACAAGACGCTATATTGAATCCATTGTAGCTGGCCTTAAAGTAACGGCAGACCCTGGCTTCCGCATCTGTATTACGATGAACGATGATGCTTCGACTTTTGAAATTCCGGAATATATTCACAGCCGTTTACAACCTCAGATCTATCTAGATTTTCCCGAAGCTGAGGAAGAAAAACGCATTCTTAAAGAAAATCTACCTTTTATTGATGAGTATATTGTTGATTATGTTATTAATTTTTTACAAAAAGCCCATACTAACGCTGAAAATTATACTATTAGGGATGGCATCAATATTGCCCGTTATGCTGCGAAAAGGCTAAAAACTTTAGAAAACAGTAAAATCAATATTGATAATTTGCTACGTCAAGCTGTTCTTATGACGCTTGGCGATGAAGCACTTACTCACCTCATGTAA
- a CDS encoding tRNA 2-thiocytidine biosynthesis TtcA family protein, protein MTISIPIAQPPWSRLGKKLESTFRRALYDYQMLESDNKIAVALSGGKDSLTLLFLLKAIAGRGFPELDIYAILVNGEFSCGAGVNVTYLKAICDQLGVHFIVKESKQKLETLECYSCSRERRSLLFEAAKSVGATNIAFGHHRDDNIQTFLMNLLHKGEFAGNLPKIYMQKYGITIIRPLIYISEEEIRAFAEQYGFIRIMCRCPVGQNSMRKKVKELVKEMEILYPYASENIARASLLYGSHKAAKP, encoded by the coding sequence ATGACTATCTCTATACCTATAGCTCAACCGCCCTGGTCCCGCTTAGGTAAAAAATTAGAAAGCACTTTTCGCCGAGCTCTTTATGACTATCAAATGCTAGAAAGCGATAATAAGATAGCGGTAGCCCTATCGGGGGGAAAAGACAGCTTAACGCTATTATTTTTATTAAAAGCTATAGCAGGTAGGGGCTTTCCTGAATTAGATATATATGCCATCCTTGTTAATGGTGAATTTTCTTGCGGTGCAGGCGTAAATGTCACCTATTTAAAAGCTATTTGCGATCAGCTAGGCGTCCATTTTATTGTTAAAGAATCTAAGCAAAAACTCGAAACCCTTGAGTGCTACAGCTGTTCTCGCGAAAGGAGATCTCTTCTTTTTGAAGCTGCCAAAAGTGTAGGAGCCACTAACATTGCTTTTGGTCATCATCGGGATGATAACATTCAGACCTTTTTAATGAATTTGTTGCATAAAGGTGAATTTGCAGGAAATTTACCCAAAATTTATATGCAAAAATATGGGATAACGATTATACGCCCTCTTATTTACATTTCAGAAGAAGAGATTCGTGCTTTTGCAGAACAGTATGGATTCATCAGAATTATGTGCCGCTGTCCTGTAGGACAAAATTCCATGCGCAAGAAGGTAAAGGAACTAGTTAAAGAAATGGAGATTCTTTACCCTTATGCTAGCGAAAATATTGCCCGAGCATCTCTTTTATACGGCTCGCATAAAGCTGCTAAGCCCTAG
- a CDS encoding SEC-C metal-binding domain-containing protein, with protein MTEKVSRNDPCPCGSGKKYKNCCWGKKYTKKKLTAKWLNQPAMPNLMERTFGDSIAKTFKQQPPLLHVEKEVSSAEAPSLEKTE; from the coding sequence ATGACAGAAAAAGTGAGCCGTAATGATCCCTGCCCCTGCGGATCAGGAAAGAAATATAAAAATTGTTGCTGGGGAAAAAAGTATACTAAAAAGAAACTTACCGCGAAATGGTTAAATCAGCCTGCTATGCCTAATCTTATGGAACGCACTTTCGGAGATTCTATTGCTAAAACTTTTAAGCAGCAGCCGCCCCTACTCCATGTAGAAAAGGAAGTCTCTTCTGCAGAAGCCCCTTCTTTAGAGAAGACGGAATGA